One Rouxiella sp. S1S-2 genomic window, GAGTATTTTGTCCCCGTTAAGTGGCTGGAAACCCGCAGTGAACATGAGGCGGTGAACGAGGTCGGATTCTTCGGTAATCAAAATACGGTCTGCAAACCTACAACTCCAAAATGGCGACACACTATTGAAAAATTAAAGCGATATTTCGGAAATTGGAATATAAATTAGCAAATTGAATTAAATAATATCATTAACGATGAGGGTTGGTATGGTTATACCAGAAGATGGACTCTTAGAGGTAGCTTGGTACTTTTCAAAGTTTGGCAAAAAAAATCCTCCATCTTTACTTGGGGTCGAAAAATGGAAAGATGCTGCCTCTCTTTTTTATCCTCGATTTGGTGAAGGTAAGACTTCAGAAGAGTTTTATAATAGTCTTAAAAATCATCGAGATCGTTTTGATTCATGGCTCAGTTCTACTCGAACAGGATGGCGGAATAAAGATGGAACCCCACGAAACTTGCCAGTGGCTTCAAAAATAGTCATGCAACGAATGAACATGTTGCCGAACTCAATTATTGAAAAATTGATTATATCTTATTTATCGATAAATCCTTTCGAGAAAGTCCAGCAAGATTTAGCACCGATACTTCAAGATACAAGCATTGATGATACAACTAGAGAACAGTTAATTTCAGCCAGACTTGGCCAAGGTCTTTTCAGGAAAGAATGTCTTAAACGTTATCCTGCATGTCCGCTAACTGATATAACATTTGAACCATTACTGAGAGCAAGCCACATAAAACCTTGGTCTGCATGCCACAACGGCACTGAACGACTCGACCCATTTAATGGAATTATATTAGCTGCACATGTTGACGTGCTATTTGATCAAGGATGGATATCTTTTTCCAACAATGGCCAGGTTTTATTAAGTAATGATATTGATAGAGCCTTAATTAAAAAGCTGCAACTACCAGAAAAGATTAAATCGTTCCATATCAAATCAATTGAGTATCTGAAATGGCATCGCGAGAAAATTCTGAGAAAAAAAGAAACATCCCAGAAGAAAGATAAATTTAAGTGAACAAAGAATAAAAAATTAACAACATGTTACTAACACTATCGTTATGGTCATTTATATAGACCATTACGACGTAACCACAATCAATTTAATCGCCTAACCCACTCCGGCTCATCGAGACCAACTCTTGAAAGACTTGAACTATATTCCTCAGCTCGCAAAGAATCGTAAACCAGCATGCCAATGAGATAACTCTGAGGAAGCGATAATGAGTTGGTTAGCCGAAGAAGAACGTCTATTTAGGACTTATGAGAGATGTTTTGTTCGTAATCGATTGCTTCAAGGATTTGGAGCTAACGGTGACAACATTGGTGAATTTGTTAATTTCTCATGAAGTGTTCAGAATCGAAGAAAATCAGGAGTTGGTTTTGCCTTTGAAAACCATTTAGGCCATTTATTCAAACTACATGATTTAAAGTTTGAAAAAAGCTCATCAAAAAATACAACAGAAAAAAAATTGAAACCTGACGTCTTTTCCCCCTCATTTGAGGCATGCCATGATCAAAATTTTGATTCAGAAAATTGTTCTTACCCGGTGCAAAAATAACATGTAAGGATCGTTGGCGACAAGTATTAGCAGAAGGAGACCGCATTACAACCAAACACTTGATCACTATTCAGCCTTGTATAAACAAGACGCAACTTACAGAGATGAAAAATAAATCGATCCAGCCAATTGTACCAGAGCCTGTCTGGGCAACATATCCTATTGAATATCATTAAGAACTACTAAGCCTAAAGGAGTTCATACAGCTACTTAAAAAAACATGGTTGAGTAAGGGGGAAGAGCCCCCCAAACGAGTGGTTAGTTTTTTTCAGTTATTTTCCTTTTGTTGAATTTTTATTTCTAAAATCCCCAGAAGATGATTTTAATTTTTTACTGCTAGAAGGTACTCTATTTTTATCTTCTATAATATTAAAAACCTGTTCCTGTAATTTATTGGATAAATTAAGAAAGTGAAAAACGGCATCTTCAAGAGCTCTCTCTCGTAAGCTGATATCGTTCCTCTTACTATATTCTTGCTCAGATACCCCCCCCCCTAAACGTATATGTAACGTGGCCCCAGGGACAACTTCTACAGATAAAGTCCGAGGTAACATTTTAGGTAGATCATTTAATAGTTCGGAGTCGTTAGACACATCTAATAACCAAGAAAATTCTAACCACGATACATCAGCAGGTGATACATCACTTATAATCAAGGAAGGCATAATCAATCTTTCAGCCCCTTTAACTACTCTTAACCATGAAAAATCCCATGCTTTACTTCCTACTAACGCAGCTATTATGCCAAACCATAAAAAAACAATAGGAAAACTCTTCCCAATTTTATTTAATAGGAAAAGGTGTGAAGTACTTCTGCCTACTAAAAATGCCGCTGCAGCAATTAAAGGACTCACATCATTGGCTACATCCTCTGATGTTATATTAGACAAATGATTTGAAATATTATTAAATGCAATAACTCGCTCCTCAATAGAATCACTTCTCATCAAGGTTAAAA contains:
- a CDS encoding HNH endonuclease, which codes for MVIPEDGLLEVAWYFSKFGKKNPPSLLGVEKWKDAASLFYPRFGEGKTSEEFYNSLKNHRDRFDSWLSSTRTGWRNKDGTPRNLPVASKIVMQRMNMLPNSIIEKLIISYLSINPFEKVQQDLAPILQDTSIDDTTREQLISARLGQGLFRKECLKRYPACPLTDITFEPLLRASHIKPWSACHNGTERLDPFNGIILAAHVDVLFDQGWISFSNNGQVLLSNDIDRALIKKLQLPEKIKSFHIKSIEYLKWHREKILRKKETSQKKDKFK